From one Odontesthes bonariensis isolate fOdoBon6 chromosome 14, fOdoBon6.hap1, whole genome shotgun sequence genomic stretch:
- the LOC142398875 gene encoding tripartite motif-containing protein 16-like, which produces MAQTGDQLNQDIVSCSICLDVLKDPVTIPCGHSYCINCIKVHWDGEDPKGIHSCPQCRKTFTPRPVLVKNTMLADLVEQLKKTGLQAAPADHCYAGAEDVACDFCSGRKLKAIKSCLSCPASYCKKHLQPHYDVAPLRKHKLVEPSKKLQENICSVHDEVMKMFCRTDQKSICYLCSVDEHKGHDTVSAAVERTERQRELEGSRQQIQQRIQDAEKDVKLLQQELEAIHQSADKTEEDSEKIFTELIRLLQKRSSDVKQQIRSQQEAEGSRVKELQKKLEQEITELKRKDAELKQLSHTEDHSQFLLSCPSVSALRGSTHSPSIKIRPLRHFEDVTAAVSELRDKLQDILREEWTNISLRVTEVDVLLSQPEPEPKSRADFLKYSCEITLDPNTANTYLLLSEGNRKVTVMNKSQSYSSHPDRFTGWLQVLSRESLTGRCYWEVEMRGRGADLAVAYKNISRAGGGTECLFGRNDKSWSLDCDQNSYEFWYNKMKTSISGPQSSRVGVYLDHRAGILSFYSVSETMTLLHRVQTTFTQPLYGGIGIWGFGSSAEFV; this is translated from the coding sequence atggcTCAGACAGGGGATCAGCTGAACCAAGATATCGTCTCTTGTTCGATCTGTCTGGATGTactgaaggatccggtgactattccctgtggacacagctactgcatcaACTGTATTAAAGTccactgggatggagaggatccaaagggaatccacagctgccctcagtgcaggaaaACTTTCACACCGAGGCCTGTCCTGGTAAAaaacaccatgttagctgatttagtggagcagctgaagaagactggactccaagctgctcctgctgatcactgctatgctggagctgaagatgtggcctgtgatttctgctctgggagaaaactgaaagctatcaagtcctgtttatcctgTCCGGCCTCTTACTGTAagaaacaccttcagcctcattatgatgtggctccattaaggaaacacaagctggtggagccctccaagaagctccaggagaacatctgctctgttcatgatgaggtgatgaagatgttctgccgtactgatcagaagtccatctgttatctctgctctgtggatgaacataaaggccacgacacagtgtcagctgcagtagaaaggactgagaggcagagagagctggaggggagtcggcagcagatccagcagagaatccaggacgcagagaaagatgtgaagctgcttcagcaggagctggaggccatccatcagtctgctgataaaacagaggaggacagtgagaagatcttcactgagctgatccgtcttctccagaaaagaagctctgatgtgaagcagcagatcagatcccagcaggaagctgaagggagtcgagtcaaagagcttcagaagaagctggagcaggagatcactgagctgaagaggaaagatgctgagctgaagcagctctcacacacagaggatcacagccagtttctgctcagctgcccctcagtgtcagcactcagggggtctacacactcacccagcatcaagatccgtcctctgaggcactttgaggatgtgacagcagctgtgtcagagctcagagataaactacaggacatcctgagagaggaatggaccaacatctcactgagagtcactgaagtggatgttttactgtcacaaccagaaccagaaccaaagagcagagctgacttcttgaaatattcatgtgaaatcacattggatccaaacacagcaaacacatatctgttactgtcagaggggaacagaaaagtgacagtaATGAATAAATCTCAGTCTTATTCtagtcatccagacagattcactggatggcttcaggtcctgagcagagagagtctgactggacgttgttactgggaggtggagatgagagggagaggagctgatttagcagtcgcatacaagaacatcagcagagcaggaggTGGGACTGAATGTTTATTTGGAcgtaatgacaaatcttggtcATTAGATTGTGACCAAAACAGTTATGAATTTTGGTACAACAAGATgaaaacctccatctcaggtcctcagtcctccagagtgggagtgtacctggatcacagagcaggtattctgtccttctacagcgtctctgaaaccatgactctcctccacagagtccagaccacattcactcagccgctctatGGTGGGATTGGGATTTGGGGCTTTGGATCCTCagcagagtttgtgtaa